A genomic region of Mesobacillus jeotgali contains the following coding sequences:
- a CDS encoding LysM peptidoglycan-binding domain-containing protein encodes MITYRQTRKQRIREQKRKVTLKRNRKLIGAAVAGSVAAGLLLGFGQKKTDAVGSFYTVKKGDTLYSLAKEFDTSVEMLQEVNSLPSELIKAGQKLEVPVEAEAGIYIVKKGDTLFSLAKKYGVTLIDLKRENKLVNDSIYVGQALSVPTHGFENNEGIYIVNPGDTLFNISQRFGVSLKELKQANGLKEDMVLIGQQLVIPGEIEFMEAIINGAADNFTIEVENDGKAIPLKVSYGTAREYEEFAGQRVFVAYKNGALINLQ; translated from the coding sequence TTGATTACCTACAGACAGACTAGAAAACAGAGAATCAGAGAGCAAAAGCGGAAAGTGACCTTGAAACGGAACAGAAAACTGATCGGTGCAGCTGTAGCTGGTTCGGTGGCAGCGGGATTGCTGCTTGGTTTTGGCCAAAAGAAAACAGATGCGGTCGGATCCTTTTATACCGTAAAAAAAGGAGATACGCTGTACAGCCTGGCGAAGGAATTCGATACATCGGTTGAAATGCTTCAGGAAGTGAATTCACTGCCTTCAGAACTTATCAAAGCTGGACAAAAGCTAGAGGTGCCTGTGGAGGCTGAGGCAGGGATTTATATTGTGAAAAAAGGGGACACATTGTTCTCCCTGGCAAAAAAATACGGTGTAACCCTTATAGATTTAAAAAGAGAAAACAAATTGGTCAATGACTCGATTTATGTTGGACAAGCCCTTTCAGTACCAACCCATGGCTTTGAAAACAATGAAGGAATTTACATTGTCAATCCTGGAGATACATTGTTCAATATCTCCCAGCGATTCGGTGTAAGCTTGAAAGAATTAAAGCAAGCTAACGGTTTGAAGGAAGACATGGTGCTGATCGGCCAGCAGCTGGTTATTCCAGGCGAAATCGAATTTATGGAAGCGATCATTAACGGAGCGGCTGATAATTTTACGATTGAGGTTGAGAATGATGGAAAAGCCATTCCTTTAAAAGTTTCTTATGGGACGGCGAGGGAGTACGAAGAATTTGCAGGACAACGAGTTTTCGTTGCTTATAAGAATGGTGCTTTGATTAATCTTCAATAA
- the essC gene encoding type VII secretion protein EssC, with protein sequence MILTLFDRNRAFDLVLPERVTGRYILNTEDKDHNQVEMLAVEAEDGRWYLKSNKHAFLKDTANEVQSKVLIEPFKTYTIHRNDEQSALVYVEPQTADRNEFTKHIATTNVIKIGRSQDSQICFSNKLVSGSHCVIEYSSDDKAVIKDFNSSNGTYVNGERIKEKVLAVGDVIFIMGLKIIFNGRLLSLNNPHKSVFLDRNSFNSFIAEKPVVEKEINLDEIHIEEENDQLFYRSPRFKRDIEETTIKIDPPPPQPNIDETPLMLLLGPSITMGMASLFTGLLVLQNVMSTDGDIMRAMPTLVMSISMMIGTVLWPILTKKYEKKRRIKLEGIRQEKYSKYLAEMKQVIADECKHQSEILFENHVTLENCLSRIKRRQRNLWERGIGQNDFLKVRLGIGDLPLNAEIKYPEKRFMLEDDNLQDELYQIVEKPQILKDVPVTVDLTEERISGIIGRREEVKSFVQGLIFQLTALHSYDELKLVFIYDEQEHDTWNFVKWLPHVWDDGKTIRFVATDANEVKELSSYFEKEISARQVLAEEDLAEINQHYIVFSMSKSLASKAEMINHILKEKKNIKFSFIALYDELKNLPKECTNVIELDKSFSKIYDKDDISGKYVGFNADSYLEEDAEELAVSLANIQLNTSQKAYTLPDMLTFLEMFGVGKIEHLNALTKWKENNPVHTIQTQIGVDTQGDPFMIDLHEKYHGPHGLIAGMTGSGKSEFIMTFILSLAVNYHPDEVAFILIDYKGGGMANAFEDLPHLAGTITNLDGAAVNRSLISIQSELKRRQAIFSETSRVVDQSNIDIYKYQKLYREGLVKEPLQHLFIISDEFAELKAQQPEFMEQLVSAARIGRSLGVHLILATQKPSGVVDDQIWSNSKFRISLKVQEKADSMEVIKRPDAAELKQTGRFYLQVGFNELFELGQSAWAGAPYYPSDRVEKHKDDSVVVIDDLGRIIKNARIDKRKSTVKNPPKQIDEITEYLAKMAQQEDIKVRQLWLEPIPELIYVDKLKKKYSVVQQCFGLNPIIGEYDDPANQRQMVMRMPITQEGNAVIYGIAGSGKTTFLTTMLYSLMEEHTPNEVNFYLLDFGSETLVWFKEAPHVGDVMLSHESEKIHNLFKMLTGEIERRKKLLSNYGGDFITYNEMSGESLPSIVVAIHNYAAFSEMFEELEEGISFLTREGLKYGIYFIVTAINTGAIRYRLLQNFKQMYVLQLNDQSEYSGVLGNTEGVYPSKSKGRGIFKSDTTFEFQTAHITSDIDNMYTFITDYCKGLRESWMQPAAMRVPILPEKVDLDYLRDEAKNMNSNKVPVGIEKNSLKTAHFDFLGNYVNVVTALQNDQCSSFMQGVSEIFTASEGRELIVIDPNEHFAAGRTQDYKYIFETSELEDTIVYLFNTLVHRNNTTKDAIEAGEQPPVFGNITCIIDSFTDLMMYLSPDGQDKLKVFLEKGNGLNVNLIISDSADKLSSISFESWFKQHVSLSDFIWAGNGITDQYVMKLGKVTNDMYQEIPPGFGYVVKKGKPTLVKLLSSVQSKQEEVAYHG encoded by the coding sequence TTGATTCTCACACTTTTTGACCGGAATCGGGCGTTTGATCTCGTGCTGCCCGAACGGGTAACCGGGAGATACATACTGAATACTGAAGATAAGGACCATAACCAGGTTGAAATGCTGGCTGTTGAGGCAGAAGATGGCCGATGGTACTTAAAATCTAATAAACATGCATTCTTGAAAGATACCGCAAACGAAGTACAATCGAAGGTCCTCATAGAACCATTCAAAACGTATACGATTCACCGCAACGATGAACAATCCGCGCTAGTTTATGTCGAGCCGCAAACTGCGGACCGCAATGAATTCACAAAACATATCGCCACCACTAATGTCATTAAAATAGGACGCTCACAGGACAGCCAAATTTGTTTTTCGAATAAACTTGTATCCGGGTCACACTGTGTCATCGAATACAGCAGCGATGATAAGGCTGTGATCAAGGATTTTAACAGTTCAAATGGTACATATGTCAATGGAGAGAGAATCAAGGAGAAGGTGCTGGCAGTTGGTGATGTCATTTTCATCATGGGTCTTAAAATCATTTTCAATGGCCGCCTGCTGTCGCTGAACAATCCCCATAAATCCGTGTTCCTTGACCGAAACTCGTTCAACTCATTCATTGCTGAAAAGCCGGTAGTTGAAAAAGAAATCAACCTCGATGAAATACATATTGAAGAAGAAAATGATCAGCTGTTTTACCGTTCGCCGCGCTTCAAGCGTGATATTGAAGAAACGACGATAAAAATCGATCCGCCGCCGCCACAGCCTAATATTGATGAAACACCACTGATGCTGCTGTTGGGGCCATCAATCACGATGGGGATGGCTTCCCTGTTCACAGGCCTTTTAGTCTTGCAAAACGTAATGAGCACTGACGGGGATATCATGAGGGCGATGCCGACGCTTGTGATGTCAATCAGTATGATGATCGGCACCGTACTCTGGCCGATTTTAACAAAAAAATACGAGAAAAAGCGCCGCATAAAGCTTGAAGGCATCCGCCAGGAGAAATATTCGAAATACCTTGCAGAGATGAAGCAAGTGATTGCAGATGAGTGCAAGCACCAAAGCGAAATTCTGTTCGAAAACCACGTCACCCTTGAAAACTGCCTGTCGAGAATCAAGCGCCGTCAGAGAAATCTTTGGGAACGCGGGATAGGACAGAATGATTTTCTGAAAGTACGTCTTGGAATAGGCGATCTGCCTTTAAACGCAGAAATCAAATATCCTGAGAAACGCTTTATGCTTGAAGATGACAATCTTCAGGATGAGCTTTATCAGATCGTAGAGAAGCCGCAAATATTAAAGGATGTGCCGGTCACTGTCGACCTGACGGAGGAACGGATCAGCGGAATCATTGGCAGAAGGGAAGAAGTGAAGAGCTTTGTCCAGGGGCTGATTTTTCAGCTGACAGCACTGCATAGCTATGACGAATTAAAATTGGTGTTCATTTATGATGAACAGGAGCATGATACGTGGAACTTCGTGAAGTGGCTGCCGCATGTTTGGGATGATGGCAAGACAATCCGTTTCGTTGCCACAGATGCGAACGAGGTAAAAGAGCTTTCCTCTTATTTTGAAAAAGAAATCAGTGCGCGCCAGGTGCTCGCTGAGGAGGACCTTGCAGAGATCAACCAGCATTATATTGTCTTCTCGATGAGCAAGAGCCTCGCATCGAAGGCTGAGATGATCAATCATATTTTAAAAGAAAAGAAAAACATCAAGTTCAGCTTCATTGCCCTTTATGATGAACTGAAAAACCTGCCAAAGGAATGTACGAATGTCATCGAACTAGACAAGAGTTTTTCAAAGATTTATGACAAGGATGATATCTCTGGTAAGTATGTAGGGTTCAACGCAGACAGCTATCTGGAGGAGGATGCCGAAGAACTGGCTGTAAGTTTAGCCAATATCCAGCTGAATACCTCACAGAAAGCCTATACCCTGCCTGATATGCTCACATTCCTGGAAATGTTTGGCGTGGGTAAGATTGAACATCTTAATGCTCTGACGAAATGGAAGGAAAACAATCCCGTCCATACGATCCAGACCCAAATCGGTGTCGATACGCAAGGCGACCCATTCATGATTGACCTGCACGAAAAATACCATGGTCCGCACGGCTTGATTGCCGGGATGACTGGTTCTGGTAAAAGTGAATTCATCATGACATTCATTTTATCGCTAGCGGTCAATTACCACCCGGATGAGGTAGCATTCATTCTGATCGACTATAAGGGCGGGGGCATGGCGAATGCTTTCGAAGACCTGCCGCACCTTGCCGGGACGATTACGAACCTTGATGGAGCCGCGGTCAACCGTTCATTGATTTCAATCCAAAGTGAACTGAAGCGCCGCCAGGCTATTTTTAGCGAAACGAGCCGGGTTGTTGATCAGAGTAACATCGATATCTATAAATATCAGAAACTATACCGCGAAGGACTGGTAAAAGAGCCGCTGCAGCACTTGTTCATCATTTCTGACGAGTTTGCCGAGCTGAAGGCCCAGCAGCCTGAATTCATGGAACAGCTTGTCAGTGCAGCGCGTATCGGCCGAAGCCTTGGCGTCCACCTGATCCTGGCAACGCAAAAGCCATCTGGTGTCGTCGATGACCAGATCTGGAGCAATAGTAAATTCCGTATCTCTTTGAAGGTACAGGAAAAAGCGGACAGTATGGAGGTCATCAAACGTCCTGACGCCGCGGAACTGAAGCAGACCGGACGATTCTATCTTCAGGTTGGCTTCAATGAATTGTTCGAGCTTGGGCAGTCTGCATGGGCGGGTGCGCCTTACTATCCGTCTGACAGAGTTGAAAAGCACAAGGATGACAGTGTTGTGGTTATCGATGACCTCGGACGCATCATCAAAAATGCCCGTATTGATAAGCGTAAGTCTACGGTGAAGAACCCGCCGAAGCAAATCGATGAAATCACAGAATATCTTGCAAAGATGGCACAGCAAGAGGATATCAAGGTACGCCAGCTATGGCTTGAGCCGATTCCTGAGCTCATTTACGTCGATAAGCTGAAAAAGAAATATAGTGTCGTACAGCAATGCTTCGGGTTGAACCCGATCATTGGTGAATACGATGACCCAGCGAACCAGAGGCAGATGGTGATGCGGATGCCGATCACCCAGGAAGGAAATGCTGTCATTTACGGAATCGCCGGAAGCGGAAAAACGACCTTCCTGACGACGATGCTTTACTCATTAATGGAAGAGCACACGCCAAACGAAGTGAATTTTTACCTGCTGGACTTCGGTTCTGAGACTCTTGTCTGGTTCAAGGAGGCACCGCATGTCGGCGACGTGATGTTGTCACATGAAAGCGAGAAGATCCACAACCTGTTCAAGATGCTTACAGGTGAGATTGAACGGAGGAAGAAACTGCTTTCAAATTACGGCGGAGATTTTATCACATACAACGAAATGTCTGGTGAGAGCCTGCCGTCGATTGTTGTGGCGATTCACAATTATGCGGCGTTCTCCGAGATGTTCGAAGAGCTTGAGGAAGGAATTTCGTTCCTGACGCGTGAGGGGTTAAAATACGGGATTTATTTCATTGTCACAGCGATCAATACGGGAGCGATACGCTACAGGCTGCTACAGAACTTTAAGCAGATGTATGTGCTCCAGCTGAATGACCAGAGTGAATACTCGGGCGTACTGGGCAATACAGAAGGAGTGTATCCATCCAAATCGAAGGGACGCGGCATTTTCAAGAGTGATACAACATTTGAATTCCAGACGGCCCATATCACAAGCGATATAGACAATATGTATACCTTCATCACCGATTACTGCAAAGGCCTGCGGGAATCATGGATGCAGCCGGCCGCAATGCGTGTTCCGATCCTTCCTGAGAAAGTCGATCTGGATTATCTGCGTGATGAAGCGAAAAATATGAACAGTAACAAAGTGCCAGTCGGGATTGAGAAAAACTCTCTGAAAACAGCTCATTTCGATTTCCTTGGCAACTATGTAAACGTGGTTACTGCGCTGCAAAATGATCAATGCTCAAGCTTCATGCAGGGAGTTTCTGAAATTTTCACCGCTTCAGAAGGCAGGGAATTGATTGTCATCGACCCTAATGAGCACTTCGCGGCGGGCCGCACGCAGGATTATAAGTATATTTTTGAGACATCCGAACTCGAAGACACTATCGTCTACCTGTTCAATACGCTCGTCCACCGGAACAATACGACGAAGGATGCAATCGAAGCAGGCGAGCAGCCGCCAGTATTCGGCAACATCACCTGCATCATCGATTCCTTCACCGATTTAATGATGTATCTGTCGCCGGACGGCCAGGATAAGCTCAAGGTCTTCCTTGAAAAAGGCAATGGCCTCAATGTAAACCTGATCATCTCAGACAGTGCCGATAAGCTGAGCTCAATCTCATTCGAAAGCTGGTTCAAGCAGCATGTATCGCTTAGCGATTTCATCTGGGCAGGCAATGGCATCACAGACCAGTACGTCATGAAGCTCGGCAAGGTGACAAACGATATGTACCAGGAAATTCCGCCAGGCTTCGGCTATGTCGTCAAAAAAGGAAAACCAACGCTCGTGAAGCTGTTATCCTCAGTACAAAGCAAGCAAGAGGAGGTAGCGTACCATGGATAA
- a CDS encoding WXG100 family type VII secretion target, which translates to MKINVGQAYSQANRISGYAQELNEIKSRLQDFKGNLNSGWQAQEMVHINNAINSISREISELQTLLFSLGPDIVAAANEIRKEEEAREAAERAAAERAAAEREARLKNTGLR; encoded by the coding sequence GTGAAGATTAATGTTGGCCAGGCGTATTCACAGGCTAATAGAATCAGTGGTTACGCACAGGAACTAAATGAAATCAAAAGCAGGCTGCAGGACTTCAAGGGGAATCTTAACAGCGGATGGCAGGCACAGGAGATGGTTCATATCAATAATGCCATCAACAGTATAAGCAGGGAAATTTCCGAACTTCAGACACTTCTTTTTTCGCTTGGCCCGGATATTGTAGCAGCAGCAAATGAAATAAGAAAAGAAGAAGAGGCTCGCGAGGCAGCGGAACGGGCAGCCGCAGAGCGGGCGGCTGCTGAAAGGGAAGCAAGATTAAAAAATACTGGATTACGGTAA
- the spoIIID gene encoding sporulation transcriptional regulator SpoIIID: MHDYIKERTIKIGKYIVETRKTVRVIAKEFGVSKSTVHKDLTERLPEINPDLANEVKEILDYHKSIRHLRGGEATKMKYRKEEREEEPVK, from the coding sequence GTGCACGATTACATCAAAGAGAGAACAATCAAGATTGGAAAGTATATCGTGGAGACGAGAAAAACAGTTCGCGTCATAGCGAAGGAGTTTGGCGTATCCAAAAGTACAGTCCATAAAGACCTGACAGAAAGATTGCCTGAGATCAACCCTGACCTTGCCAATGAAGTAAAAGAAATCCTTGATTATCATAAATCAATCCGCCATTTGAGAGGCGGGGAAGCCACAAAAATGAAGTACCGCAAAGAGGAAAGGGAAGAAGAGCCGGTCAAGTGA
- a CDS encoding 3'-5' exonuclease, producing the protein MFFQRKNISCPLTYEKIPLSTRIDDLTFVVFDTETTGFQVATTDRLIEIGGVPVSGLKVMENARFQTYVNPERQISREIIELTSITNEKVTGAPVASEAIHNFFDFVGSQEAVCLVGHYVGFDHLVLKSELKREKLALKKLFTIDTLDLIGFIAPSYDMRDLERYAMAFGTRIYDRHSAVGDALTTAYLFTELLQQFKDRGHNTWGELIKATDSQARSMQF; encoded by the coding sequence ATGTTTTTTCAACGGAAGAATATTTCCTGCCCGCTTACGTATGAAAAGATTCCTTTATCGACTAGAATCGATGATCTTACGTTTGTTGTTTTCGACACGGAGACGACTGGATTTCAGGTGGCGACCACTGACCGGCTCATTGAAATTGGCGGTGTGCCAGTAAGTGGACTGAAGGTGATGGAAAATGCCCGTTTCCAGACATATGTGAACCCGGAGCGACAAATTTCTCGGGAAATAATTGAGCTGACATCCATTACAAATGAAAAAGTTACAGGAGCACCTGTGGCATCAGAGGCGATACATAACTTCTTTGATTTTGTTGGGTCACAAGAAGCGGTATGCCTTGTCGGGCACTATGTCGGCTTTGATCACCTCGTGCTGAAAAGCGAGCTGAAACGTGAAAAGCTTGCGCTTAAAAAGCTGTTCACCATCGATACACTCGACCTGATTGGCTTTATTGCTCCCTCATATGACATGCGCGATCTAGAGCGATACGCGATGGCATTCGGCACGCGAATATATGACCGCCACAGTGCCGTGGGCGATGCATTAACTACAGCTTACCTGTTCACTGAACTCTTGCAGCAGTTCAAAGACCGGGGACATAACACTTGGGGCGAGTTAATCAAGGCTACTGACAGCCAGGCGAGGTCGATGCAGTTTTAA